In Lolium rigidum isolate FL_2022 chromosome 7, APGP_CSIRO_Lrig_0.1, whole genome shotgun sequence, the DNA window TGTCACGTACACACACAAAGACGCAGTTATTTGCGACGGATCACACGCGCGCGCGGATGCGGCCAAGCGAGCGGTATATTGCGGTAGCAGCAACTTGTGTGTACGGTATACGTATCCGGTATCTCGCTATCCCAGACACACGCGCGACCGTACCCAACGTAATGATACCGCGCATGTACGTATAGCTGGTCTGGTCGTGTACGTCGTTCTCCCGTCATCCCTCGCCGTGGCTGGCACCGCGGCACGGCCGACCGGCCCCGTCCCACCCATGAGCTGTCGCccgatccatccatccatccatccatccagcaGCGACGACACCATCATCTGCATCGGCCAATGGATAGCGCgcacgccgcctgcgtacccggCGCCGGGGCTGGACGCCGTACGCGGTGGGCGCGCCGTGCCGGTGGTTGCCCGCGCGGTGGCGCTGGCCATtaaacgccgccgccggcggtgccggcCGCCTGGGCCGGCGATCGGCGGGAGGAAGCTCCTGTGCGGGTCTGACACAACTCACATGGCGTTTCGCGCGCACACCCAACGGAGTGCACGCAATGATCAGGCCGCACATGGGCATGGGGTTGTGATGGATGGACGACGCGCGCGCGCGAAGGACCAGCGACACGGCTTGACCCACCACAACACCCCATTGCCCCCCACACCAAGCCAGCAGCCACGCTCGCCTCATAAAGCTCCGAGCCCCCCCTCACCTCCATCCTCCATCCATCTTCACCAGGTCACGAGAACGGAGCCTGCATGAGCGAGTGACGCACAACATTCCTCCGCTGAACTCACAACACCCATCCCCAGCACCACACTCAACTTCTATATCTGCACCTCCATCCGCATACGCGAGCGAGGATAGACAGATacaaccacccgccgccgccctctgctTCTTGCTCTGGTCACAAAGATTGCTTCTTGCTCTGCGCGCGACTTCTCTGCCCTCTGCGTCGCTCTGCTCGGTGCCGCGCGCCTCGCCTGCTGGGGAGGCGAATGAGAAGAACCACCCCGGTTGGGACCGGCGTCTGACGTCCGATCGGATCAGTTCAGGAGATGCCGCCGGCGAGGAGGGCGCTCAACCTCAACGCGCTGGCCGACGACATGCCGGACCTCGACCGCCACATGGGCTGCATGGCCGGCATCTTCCAGATCTTCGACCGCCAGCGCCTGCTCACCGCCGCGCCCCGCGGTGGGCGCCAGCCGCGACACAAGAGCCTGCCTCCACCTCCCAAAGGTAACACCAACACCGTCCACCCACCTCCATTGCCTTCGTCTCCATCATCCATGCCCTGTTACCTCTAAGGCTCTAACACTGGCATCGACTTGCTCTGCTCTGCCTGTGTCGGCTGCCAAGTTCTATCCATGGTCTCGCGTAATCTCCCATCCTTatttttcctccttcttctcgatTACAGTTTCCATGTTCAGTTAGTTTACTTGTTTCCGAGTTCTTACTCGCTCTCCGAATCGCGCGCTTCCTGCAACTGGCTCTGCCACCGTTGACTAGATATATCAGAAAGTTAGGtggcttttcttttcttctctggTCAGAAAGATTGCTTCTTGTGTTCGCTCAACGCTAGTCCTTTCAGACTGCCATGCCATCCACAGTTGGGTAACATGGACACTTGGGACCTGACAAGTTCagtacaaacaaaacaaaaaaaaatgtcttGGTTAGTAATAAAAATGTCTTGCTTAGTAAAAACAGTAAAATAGGATAAAACATCCTCTTGCAGTATGGCAGAGTTTTTCTTAACTCGGGAACAAGTTTTGAGGATGGCTCTGTTTGCGGTTTTCTTCTTCCGAGAAGAAACTAATCATAAACAAGTCTTCTTCTGCTAAGGGAAACTCCTATAACTGCAAACGGAAATACTAAACAGTGAAAGCGGATTCTCACTATCAAAACCATTTCCCTAAGAATGTTCAACGACAGCGCACGGCTACTTTTAGCACTGTACGAACCGGGCGTTGATATAATGATACCCAACCGTTATGTGTATTTCTGCATCCAGAATTAGCATAACTACTTCTCACTGAAGAGGACAGCTGAGCAGTAGGTTACTACTAAAAACTCATATTTTTTTAGTGAAACTGACTGAAGAGGACAGCTCAACTTTTGGTTAAAGAAACGTTCCCCTGATGACCGATTAACCGAAGGTGACAGCTTAACAATTGGATTTAAAATGCTAATGCACCTAAACATAAACAATAAGGTGGATAGAAACAAGAAAATTTCTCGTCACCTTTTCTCCCATCAAATCCATCCATTTCATTATGCATATACGACCGGGATTTACACGATAATGTTCTCTGTCTTCTCTGTTTAAAAATTTATTTAGGAAACTATTCTGACGTCCTCTTATTTTGTCCAGGCCGTACTCCGCcaaaaagcagcagcagcaatgttCCAGCGCAGACCTCAAGTACCCCAAAGATCATTCTGGTAATTCACCTGTCTGGACTAAATCAACTTTATGTTTTCAGGAAAACCAATATACTCGTGAATAAGTTAATATTGACAGGGCTCTAACCTATGGATTTATTTTGCAGGAGAAAACATTCAGCAAAAGCATGACCGAGAACAGTAGCCTCTCAATAGAGTCATCGAGAGCTTCTTGTTCTTCCTCTTCCTGCTCATCCTTCTCATCAATCGATGCCAGCAAATCAGTCCAACAGGAGACTCCATACATCAACGAGGAACCCTTTGTGCAGAGACCACTGAAGAACTCACCAAGTCTCAAGGACGCTAGCGCTGACACCAAGACCGGGCAACCGAACGAGGTTGGTTTCAGGGACATCGTGAAGGACTCCATCAACCGAGACTCTGGTGGCCTAACTGTGAAGACTTCAGCTTTGGAGCCAAGAAAGAACATGCAGTACAAAGACTCGCCGAGGCCATTGCTTCTCTCTAAGTCGATGGACGGGACCTACGTCATCGGCATCGATAGGAGCAGCAAGGTCGTCCCTGTGAACGTCGTCGAACCAAGCAGGCGTTTCCAGGAGCATTCACGCTTCTCATGCGATGATCGGCGGCTCCTGCGGTCGGCAGAAACCCAAGAAGCCAAGAAGCCTGCTCCCACACGGGCCAAAGAGCTTCCCAGACTGTCCTTGGACAGCAGGAAAGAATCTCTGAGCCCAAGCTCACGTCTGAAGAACTACAGTTACAGGAGGACTGATGACTCTCTCTTGGATGCTCTTAGACCTCAAGATTCCCCGAGCCACAGGCGGTCCAACAGTGTCATCGCCAAGCTCATGGGATTGGAAGAAGCACCAGATGCGACCGGGATGCTAATCGCTGACAGCTATGAGCCTGCAAGATCACCGAGACCAGCAGAACAAGCCACCCGGAGCGAGCGTCCATCACGTTCACCCAGGAGCGCTTGCCAGGATCAGTGTGTGTCGCTACCGAAGAACGAGCCTTCAGCACAAAAAACCAAGCCTTCTCCAAGAATTCTCACTGAAGCCGCTCCATGGAGGCAGCAGGAGAGAAGTGCCAGTGTCACCAACAGCAAGGCTTCACAATGCCGAGACTCTGAGGTGAGGCCAAGAACCCCGTCTCTGTACGCCGATATAGAGAGAAGGCTCGGTGGTCTCGAGTTCTCAGAGTGCAACAAGGACTTCAGAGCACTCAGGATTCTGGGTGCATTGCATTCAAAGGATGCTAAGCCCCAGAACGGCGACGGTGATAGTGAATCAGTGGCTGTTCAGGGGCAAAAGGAGGAACTAGCCACCACCAGTTCCAGAAGCTTTGAGTCTCCCATTGTAGTCATGAAGCCGGCAAGAACCACTGAGAAGGCTGGGGTCTCAGCTGCTCCTCTTGCAGGGCTCAGAAGCCTCAGGAAGCTGCAGGCCAGAGATTCATCCCTTGACAAGAACGAAAGCAGCACAAATGAGAAGATCCATTCTCGCACTGCAAGGGCTCAATCCAAGTCTGAAGAACCTGCAAGCATAGCAAGCTCCCCGAGGCCGACAGGCTCATCAAGCCCCAGGCTGGTCCAGAGGAAGGCAGAGTCAGAGAGGCGGTCCCGGCCCCCAGTCTCACCGAAGTCTCCGAGCAAGAAGTCGAATGAAGCAGCATCCCCAAGAGGAAGAACAAGATCAAAACCTTCTCAAGTGAAGAGCAACCGTGACAATGAGGTCTCGCAGAGTCCGAGAAGAAGGATCAGCTTGGCGAAGCAGATTGATGTCAGTATAATGGATTGTCAAAAGCCTACGGTTGTCAGTTCATCATCCGTTCAACCAAACTACACTGCTGCAACACCACCCCAAAAGGTAAAGATAAATAGATAACCATAAACGAAAGAAACCAGCCAGCTCTAAGATTTTTTTCTGACATGCTTGTTCTTTATAACCAACTAACGAAAAATTCTCATTTATTTCAGAGCCCTTCTTTAATCCTGGGGTCAGATCACAGGATTCATTCATTGGAGAATGTGCCAAGCCCCGTCTCGGTCCTCGACACATCCTTCTACCATAAAAGTATTTCGGATTCATTCAAAGGTGAGAAGTTGATCTAGCAGTTACTTTTCCTGCAGATGACATAAACACCAATTTTTTGACAATGGTAGCCACCAACTGCAAGATCAATGGCATGATCGATCCTACTATTTGGTCCCATTCAATTCAAAAGCCCATAGTGCTATGCGAAGGACAAACATAGTTAGTTGTAAGCATACCGATGACGCTAGTGACAGATAATCTGCAATAAAAGCTACCACCAGGTAGCTCGTGGTCCTCCGAATGGGAGGAACCATAGCATACTGATAGTTGCATCTGATGTGCTGGTGCTGAACAGTGCTATGTTAGCAAGCCCCACATGTTGCAATTATGCAGCAGCATGATGCATGTCCTCTGGTGTCTATACATTGCTAGTATAGATGTGCCCACCAGGAGCTCCTTTACAAATACAGCTAGTGTGTGTGATTCAGTGGATCATGTAGACAGTATAGTAATTTTACTTCTATGTGATCCATGTACGTGTTTTCTGTTGTAATTTTGTACTTCTGTCTGCTACAAAAAAAATCTTCGTTTGTGTTAAGAACTGGTTTCTGAATATA includes these proteins:
- the LOC124678620 gene encoding protein LONGIFOLIA 2-like, coding for MPPARRALNLNALADDMPDLDRHMGCMAGIFQIFDRQRLLTAAPRGGRQPRHKSLPPPPKGRTPPKSSSSNVPAQTSSTPKIILEKTFSKSMTENSSLSIESSRASCSSSSCSSFSSIDASKSVQQETPYINEEPFVQRPLKNSPSLKDASADTKTGQPNEVGFRDIVKDSINRDSGGLTVKTSALEPRKNMQYKDSPRPLLLSKSMDGTYVIGIDRSSKVVPVNVVEPSRRFQEHSRFSCDDRRLLRSAETQEAKKPAPTRAKELPRLSLDSRKESLSPSSRLKNYSYRRTDDSLLDALRPQDSPSHRRSNSVIAKLMGLEEAPDATGMLIADSYEPARSPRPAEQATRSERPSRSPRSACQDQCVSLPKNEPSAQKTKPSPRILTEAAPWRQQERSASVTNSKASQCRDSEVRPRTPSLYADIERRLGGLEFSECNKDFRALRILGALHSKDAKPQNGDGDSESVAVQGQKEELATTSSRSFESPIVVMKPARTTEKAGVSAAPLAGLRSLRKLQARDSSLDKNESSTNEKIHSRTARAQSKSEEPASIASSPRPTGSSSPRLVQRKAESERRSRPPVSPKSPSKKSNEAASPRGRTRSKPSQVKSNRDNEVSQSPRRRISLAKQIDVSIMDCQKPTVVSSSSVQPNYTAATPPQKSPSLILGSDHRIHSLENVPSPVSVLDTSFYHKSISDSFKDGETHTSDECWNPNSLPDTPQSKTSSEVNQIKPENLEALIQKLEQLQSMNDEAASSKDNQYIYEILLASGLLHKELSFAAMPGQLCPSSCPINPELFLILEQTKPHFISATQAVTGAKKSSDPNMEKLNRRIVFDLVNEIIAQKMNIYSSESGMAKLLRSRKLSGCRLFKELCTEVDRLLTESSPAKCSEEDEAENMLLAEDALYDMKEWGSSDGEIQGMILDIERSIFRDLIDEVIGGEATEKTQAGQSKLRRQLSFSST